One segment of Propionispora hippei DSM 15287 DNA contains the following:
- a CDS encoding helix-turn-helix transcriptional regulator → MHVIERGVLDHSQAYFYTPSQLARSILFYVICAGHFYCDSNYHLKRQSYNSFLLMYVRAGEGTVWFDDKVVTARAGDIVLLNCYRPHAYSTDGWETLWCHIDGNICTEYFNLIYNRSGCVLPLHGSPLIPDCLEDIFKLLQNSQILNEHLVSCQIQRLLAELYGVASQYPTGSTDQDHPMIKAITYIKANYSSKISLNDLADHLCISVYYFSRLFKKTTGYSPYEYVTMVRLNRAKDLLKTTGLSVKEIAFTTGFNSEANFITCFKQHTKNTPTEFRKVPF, encoded by the coding sequence ATGCACGTCATTGAAAGGGGAGTATTAGACCACTCCCAGGCCTATTTTTATACTCCCAGCCAATTGGCCAGGTCCATTCTTTTCTACGTGATTTGCGCCGGACACTTTTATTGCGACAGTAATTATCACCTCAAGCGTCAGTCTTACAACAGCTTTTTACTCATGTATGTCCGCGCCGGTGAGGGAACGGTCTGGTTTGATGACAAAGTGGTCACCGCCAGAGCCGGCGATATCGTGCTGCTCAACTGCTACCGTCCGCACGCCTATAGTACCGACGGCTGGGAAACCCTGTGGTGCCACATCGACGGCAATATCTGCACCGAATACTTTAACCTGATCTATAATCGCTCGGGCTGCGTCCTGCCGCTGCACGGTTCGCCGTTAATTCCGGACTGTCTGGAGGATATTTTTAAGCTGCTGCAAAACAGCCAAATATTAAATGAGCATCTGGTTTCCTGTCAGATACAGCGCCTGCTGGCCGAACTCTACGGCGTAGCCTCCCAATATCCTACCGGCAGCACTGATCAGGACCACCCGATGATCAAGGCGATCACCTATATCAAAGCCAACTATTCTTCGAAAATTTCCCTAAATGACTTAGCCGACCATCTTTGCATAAGCGTCTACTATTTCAGCCGGCTATTCAAAAAAACCACCGGCTATTCACCCTACGAATATGTCACCATGGTCCGCCTTAACCGCGCCAAGGATCTCTTAAAAACCACCGGTTTGTCCGTTAAGGAAATCGCCTTTACCACCGGCTTCAACAGCGAGGCTAACTTTATTACCTGCTTCAAACAGCACACCAAAAATACCCCGACCGAATTTCGCAAGGTCCCCTTTTAG